A window of Paenibacillus phoenicis genomic DNA:
CCCGCCGGAGATCCTGGAGTGTCTGCAGAACGGCAGACCTCTGGATCAATCCGCTGGAAACCATATCGGAATCATGAACACACTGCAGCGTTTGGCGTCTCTCTACAACGGGGATGCAGCCGTATCGTTCTCCAACCGGGAGGACGGCGGTGCATGCGTGATCTTATCCCTTCCGGCAGATGCCGGGACGAACAGGAGCGTGGCAGTATGAATGCATTAGTCGTGGATGACGATGTTTACGTCGTCGCTGCTTTAGAGAAGAAAATCGAGTGGAAGGCTCTGGGGATCGATAAGGTCTATACCGCAAACAACGTCGCCCAGGCTCGTGACATCCTGCAACAGCACTCGGTACAAATTCTGATCTCTGACATCGAGATGCCGCAGGGTAGCGGACTTGAGCTGCTCGCTTGGATCCGGGAAGAGAACTATGCCGTCCAGGCTATCTTCCTGACAAACTATGCGGATTTCAACTATGCGCAGAAAGCGATTGAGCTTCAGAGCTTCGAGTATTTTCTCAAGCCAATCGAGTTTGATAAGCTGATGCTGATCCTTCGTAAAGCGGTCGCGCGGGCCGAGGAGCAGCAGCAGCGGGAGAAGGCGATGCAAGAAGGGGTGCTATGGCAGAGAAATCAGGCCAACCTCTTGGAGTATTTCTGGCGTAAGCTGGTGAACGCCAGCGTGGCCGCACCCGTTAAGCCTGCAGCGGTGGCTCAGGCGGTGGAAGATCAGCAGCTCTCCTACCTTCCGTCCGACATCCTTCAGCCAGTGCTGATTCACGTGTTTCCATACAACGGCAGCTTAGGCCGGGAGGAGAAGGGGTTGTTCGATTTTGCCCTCGGGAATGTATTGGGCGAACTGCTCAAACATCCGCAGTTTGCCGTCGAGACGATCCTGGAGGTGAAGGAGCATCAATGGATGGCCATCCTCAAGTGGAACGCCCCGCCGGAACCCGACGTACTCGCGGAGTTATGCTCCGAAGGGATTCGCAGAGCCAACGCCTATTTGCATTGCGATGCTTGCTGCTTAGTGGGTCTCTCCGATCGGCTGGAGAGTATCGGCCACGTACTGCACCAACTGCTGGCGATGAACGAGGGTTTGACCAAAACCCGCAACCGAACCTATTGGGCAGAGCGCGATGATCTAAAAAAGCAAACGGTATATCATCCCCCGAATTTGACCCGTTTGGAGGAACTGCTTCATCAGAACGATTCGGCTTCGTTCCTCGCCGAGACGGCGCGATATCTTCGCGACTGCCTGGACCGCAAGACGCTGGACACCTCTTGCCTTGCCTTATTCCGTCTGGATATTGTGCAGCTTGTCTATGCCTTCTTGAAGTTAAAAGGCATCGAAGCGCACAAATTATATGCAGCGCGGGCCAATGAGCAGCTGTTGGCGCAGTCTCTCCATTCCATCGAGGACATGCAGGAATACGTCACTTATTTGGTGAATACGGCCATGGCCTATCGGGATTTTGCGGCGGAACCGAAATCCGTTGCCGAGGAGATCAAACAGTACATCCACGCCCATTACGGGGATGAGCTGACCCGGAACGACCTCGCGGAGGTCGTCTACCTCAACCCGGATTATCTCGCCCGCTTATTCAAGAAAGAAACGGGCATCTCGCTGGGCAGCTACGTCATCCAGGTCCGGATCTCCGTTGCCAAGCAACTGCTCGAAACAACCAAACTGTCTGTGTACGCTGTGGCAAACCAAGTCGGCTACGCCAACTACTCCTACTTCTCCAAGCTGTTCAAGCAGGAGGTGGGAGTCACGCCCAACGAGTACAAGAAGAACCCGCGCACTGCTGCACGATGGCCGGTGGCGGAGCGGGCTTGAACGCTCCCCAAGCGCATGAAGAAGGGCCTTTCCGACGATCGGAAGGCCCTTTTCCCTTGTCTATTTCGATTTTTGCACCTTAAACGTAAATTTCCATTCCGCCGTATTCCCGGAATACCGGCCTCGATTTTCGGTAACCTTTACTTTAAGTGACTTGGTAATGTCCTTGGTCACGGAGGACCCTTTCACCGTTGCGTTAGCTGAGCCGCTCTCCGGAATTTTGTCCTGCTCTTCCGCATACGCTTTTAACTTCAGACTCTCCGATGATTTTAGCTTCAGAGTGACGGTTGAGCCTTCCTCGATTTCTTTGCCATTCACCGATGCCTTGGTATACCACTCATTGCCAACATGATTGTTCTCCACCAACTCAACACTAACGAGGGTCACCTTGAGTTTGATCGTCTTTGTTGTAGCCGCCGACACAGGCTGAACCAAGCAAACCCAAATCAAGGACAGCATCAGCATAATTTTCAGTGCTTTTTTCATTGAGAGTGCCTCCCTCAAATCATATTTCCAGCAGTGCTCCGCACGGCCTGGGTTCCGCTTCCATTTTACTCCAATCCTTTGACACCCACAATCCTATGCAAGTGCAAAAGAAGATCGCCGATCAACGGCGATCTTCTTCGCTTATTCACTTATTTTCCAACCGACAGCAAGAACCGCTCCAAAGCCCCCGTATCCGTAATGCTATGGTTGCAATCCCGGTTCTCCAGGCAGACATAATTCCCGTACATGGAGAAGTTGTCCGGCGAAGCATGGGCGGACTTGGTTTTCACCGAGAAAAAGGCAAGCTCCTGATGCCGATTGCAGAACAAGCAATACCCTTTCTTATTGGTCGGCGTGATGCGGCCCTCGATGCCGATGAACCGGCCTTCGTACGGGTAGACGATGTATAGCTTGTTCGTCGCGATGTCCACCCAACTCAAGTACGTCACGTAACGAAAGTCGATGGCGGCGAGATCCGGTACTTTCAGCTTTTATTTTTAGGGAATAGCTTCTCAATCTGCTTCACCGTAATCGGCGGAAAAGGCTCCAGATATTGTTCCAACGCGCCAAGATATCTTTGGAACTCATAAGCTGTCTCGAAGGTCGCGATTTGACCGAGCATCTGCTTCTGCTCCTCCGTCAGCGTCGGAAAGGCCTCAACGATATTCGTAACGGCACTAAACCTTACTGTCTCCAGAACGCTTCGATCCGCGACGGCTCGCAGGGTTTTCTGAAGAAATTCCGCTTGTTTCTTGATCACGTTATACTGGTGGTTTCTAATAAATGGTGTACACATAGCTTTCAGCCCCTTATTTGTAATGAATCAATTCAATAAGGTGCAAAGCCTGTTATTAGAAACGATAAAATGAATTTTGGGCGATCGAATAGGAAAAAGTATATCAGCAAGTTCGGAAAGCCGCAATTCGATTCCTCTTAAAATCAAACAAGTGCCCTACTCTCTTGTCCACACCGATTCATAGAAACGGAAATATATTATATCACCCCTATGAAAAGGAGTGATAGATTTGGCAAACCGCGATGTACGTCTTGCATTATGGTCAGGTACTAATTTTACTGGCCGCCGAATTCTCTTCAGACGCGGCGGGGTCGCTGTCCGCGATCTTGGAGCGTTCAGATTCAACAATGCACTTACCAGCTTCCGTCTCAGAAATATTGTGCAAAGCTCTCGCGTTACCCTGGTGTT
This region includes:
- a CDS encoding response regulator, which codes for MNALVVDDDVYVVAALEKKIEWKALGIDKVYTANNVAQARDILQQHSVQILISDIEMPQGSGLELLAWIREENYAVQAIFLTNYADFNYAQKAIELQSFEYFLKPIEFDKLMLILRKAVARAEEQQQREKAMQEGVLWQRNQANLLEYFWRKLVNASVAAPVKPAAVAQAVEDQQLSYLPSDILQPVLIHVFPYNGSLGREEKGLFDFALGNVLGELLKHPQFAVETILEVKEHQWMAILKWNAPPEPDVLAELCSEGIRRANAYLHCDACCLVGLSDRLESIGHVLHQLLAMNEGLTKTRNRTYWAERDDLKKQTVYHPPNLTRLEELLHQNDSASFLAETARYLRDCLDRKTLDTSCLALFRLDIVQLVYAFLKLKGIEAHKLYAARANEQLLAQSLHSIEDMQEYVTYLVNTAMAYRDFAAEPKSVAEEIKQYIHAHYGDELTRNDLAEVVYLNPDYLARLFKKETGISLGSYVIQVRISVAKQLLETTKLSVYAVANQVGYANYSYFSKLFKQEVGVTPNEYKKNPRTAARWPVAERA